The Candidatus Campbellbacteria bacterium genomic sequence GCGCCTACTCTATATGGAAAAACCACTCTATCCCATGCGGATTAACAAGTATTTGGCGCTGAAGAAGCACTCTACACGACGTGGTGCTGATGAACTCATTAAAAAGAAACAAGTTTTCATTAACGGAAAACTTGCCGTCCTTGGTGATAAGGTAGAACAAAAAGACAAAGTGGATGTACGATATCGCGGTAAACAAAAACCGTATCTCTATATCGCGTACAATAAACCACGAGGAATTATCACCCACTCTGCACAAGAGGGAGAGCAAGAAATTAAAGAGGTTGTGGCTCTCAAAGATGTCTTCCCTGTTGGACGACTCGACAAAGATTCACACGGGCTTATCATCCTCACGAATGATGGGCGTATCACCGAACGACTTCTCGGACCAACGTACGCACACGAAAAAGAATATGTTGTAAAGACAAAAAATAAACTACGACCAAACTTCAAAGAAAAAATGGAAGCTGGTGTAAAAATAGAAAAAGAGCACACCGAAAAATGCAAGGTGCGCATTCTCAACGATCACACATTCAGAGTTATTCTCACCGAAGGAAAGAA encodes the following:
- a CDS encoding rRNA pseudouridine synthase, which codes for MEKPLYPMRINKYLALKKHSTRRGADELIKKKQVFINGKLAVLGDKVEQKDKVDVRYRGKQKPYLYIAYNKPRGIITHSAQEGEQEIKEVVALKDVFPVGRLDKDSHGLIILTNDGRITERLLGPTYAHEKEYVVKTKNKLRPNFKEKMEAGVKIEKEHTEKCKVRILNDHTFRVILTEGKKHQIRRMCVALFQEVQDLKRVRVMNIELGTLAEGEHRELKGEELRTFLHALELA